A window from Citrus sinensis cultivar Valencia sweet orange chromosome 5, DVS_A1.0, whole genome shotgun sequence encodes these proteins:
- the LOC127902309 gene encoding disease resistance protein At4g27190-like: MAEVCLGAFYSIVAAKSLFKPIIRQISYVFKYQSYMDGQKDQMEKLGDIKERVQQPVDHARRQGDGIYNDVTKWLNKVDAFSDEVAKPIIDDEDGAKKSCFKGLCPNLFSRYKLGKQAATAADTVVNLVKEGDFRDVSYRPAPNRAEHREVNDYLAFDSRMKVFQDVVEALKDDKHNIIGVYGMGGVGKTTLVKRIRKQVMDNKMFDKVVMAEVTQTPDHHKIQDNLAFDLGLEFDSNENEFQRASRLCQRLKQEKRLLIILDNIWTKLEFDTVGIPYGDVEKERTDDRSRCTMILTSRNRDLLERDMNSQKNFLIEVLSKEEALQLFENILGDSTKTSTIQPIADEIVKRCGGLPVAVTTVANALKSKSLDIWKDALSQLRSSNPREIDGMDKNVYTSIELSYNLLASKEAKSLFRLCGLYNEGHAIQVASLLRYGMGWGLFKNVYTLEEARSRVHRLIDNLKSSCLLLDGDGKDEVKMHDVIHVVAVSIATEEQMFNIPNVADVEKKMEETKQKGPIAISLPHRDIQELPERLQCPNLELFLLFRKGYGSMQISDLFFEGTEEVKVLSLTGVRFSSLPSSLGRLFNLQTLCLGGCRLKDIAIVGQLKKLEILSFRDSYIEELPHEIGQLTRLQLLDLSVGAL; the protein is encoded by the coding sequence ATGGCAGAAGTGTGTCTCGGTGCTTTTTATAGCATTGTAGCTGCAaagtcactgttcaaaccgatTATACGGCAGATATCTTATGTGTTCAAGTACCAGAGCTACATGGATGGGCAAAAAGACCAAATGGAAAAGTTGGGAGATATAAAAGAAAGGGTGCAACAACCAGTTGATCATGCTAGACGACAGGGGGATGGGATTTATAACGACGTCACAAAATGGCTAAATAAAGTTGATGCGTTCAGCGACGAGGTTGCAAAACCCAtcattgatgatgaagatggagCCAAGAAGTCCTGCTTCAAAGGATTGTGCCCAAATTTGTTTTCTCGTTACAAACTCGGTAAACAAGCTGCAACGGCCGCAGACACTGTCGTTAATCTCGTGAAAGAAGGCGACTTCCGTGATGTTTCCTACCGTCCTGCTCCAAACAGGGCAGAACATCGGGAAGTGAACGATTACTTGGCCTTTGATTCAAGAATGAAAGTATTTCAAGATGTTGTGGAGGCACTGAAGGATGATAAGCACAACATAATTGGGGTCTACGGGATGGGCGGCGTGGGTAAAACCACGCTAGTCAAGCGAATTAGAAAGCAAGTGATGGACAATAAGATGTTCGATAAGGTCGTTATGGCTGAGGTAACACAGACACCAGATCATCATAAAATTCAAGACAACCTTGCTTTTGATTTAGGCTTGGAATTTGACTCGAATGAGAATGAATTTCAAAGAGCTTCTCGACTGTGTCAAAGGTTGAAGCAAGAGAAGCGGCTCCTCATTATACTGGATAATATTTGGACAAAACTTGAGTTCGATACAGTTGGAATTCCTTATGGGGATGTTGAGAAAGAGAGAACGGATGATCGAAGCCGATGCACAATGATATTGACGTCTAGAAATCGAGATTTATTGGAAAGAGATATGAATTCTCAGAAGAATTTCTTGATTGAAGTTTTATCAAAGGAAGAAGCGTTGCAGTTGTTTGAGAATATACTGGGTGATTCAACAAAAACATCTACTATTCAGCCTATTGCAGATGAGATCGTTAAAAGATGCGGAGGTTTGCCTGTTGCAGTGACTACGGTGGCAAATGCACTGAAAAGTAAGAGCCTTGACATTTGGAAGGATGCATTGAGTCAGCTAAGAAGTTCCAATCCAAGAGAAATCGATGGAATGGATAAAAATGTGTACACCTCCATTGAATTGAGTTACAACTTGTTGGCAAGTAAGGAAGCCAAATCTCTCTTCCGTCTTTGTGGTCTATACAATGAAGGTCATGCTATACAAGTTGCTTCCTTATTGAGATATGGTATGGGCTGGGGTTTGTTTAAAAATGTTTACACATTGGAAGAAGCAAGGAGTAGAGTGCATCGATTGATCGACAACCTGAAATCTTCATGCTTATTGTTGGACGGTGATGGTAAAGATGAAGTTAAAATGCATGACGTCATTCATGTTGTTGCCGTATCAATTGCCACAGAGGagcaaatgtttaatattccAAATGTTGCTGACGTGGAGAAAAAGATGGAAGAGACAAAACAGAAAGGACCAATTGCTATTTCATTACCTCATAGAGATATCCAAGAGCTCCCTGAAAGGTTGCAATGTCCCAATCTCgagttatttttgttgtttagaAAGGGTTATGGCTCTATGCAAATTTCAGACCTCTTTTTTGAAGGGACCGAAGAAGTCAAAGTTTTAAGTCTTACTGGAGTTCGTTTTTCTTCGTTACCTTCATCACTTGGTCGCCTCTTTAACCTTCAAACATTGTGTTTAGGTGGTTGCAGACTAAAAGATATAGCAATAGTTGGACAGCTAAAGAAATTAGAGATTCTCAGCTTCCGAGATTCCTATATTGAGGAGTTGCCACATGAAATTGGACAATTGACGCGGTTACAATTGCTAGATTTGAGCGTAGGAGCCTTGTAG
- the LOC107178241 gene encoding uncharacterized protein LOC107178241, whose product MGDSFSQWDKVEGGSNASLAELKGLSKLTTLEIQVRDAQILPQDLVLVELQRYKICIGEAWRMWGVTSEISRLVRLHGLENVSTLLENYGMKMLLKEAEEIHLNELKGVQNAVHELDDGEGFPRLKHLRVESCSEILHIVGSVGRVRRKVFPLLESLSLKKASFVILHGQKPTAASKGPEREKPTTSLGFNEIIAADDPAPKVRLPRLEVLLIELMDNLRKIWHHQLASESSSKLKNLEIIGCDNLMNIFPPLVQFPSLEELHISSMVKLRKIWQHQLVSESFNKLKNLGISVCDNLVNIFPPLVGIPSSLVNLTIRQCEKIEEIIGHVGEEVKENRIVFNELKLLKLYDLPRLKSFCLKNYALEFPSLEEVSITHCLNMKTFSQGILSTPKLHEVRVVFLEKSLKLSHFTRLREIWHNQALSVGCISNLQELVVDDCMNMSSAIPANLLRYLNKLEDLVVSNCDSLEEVLHLEELNAGVAYLKNFLSICYLKLIDLPKLKRLCNFTENIIELPKLLTLTIVNCATMETFLSNSTSVLHMTAHHKQPLFDEKVGFPRLGWLKLSRLPNVLCLWNENFKSNKVLPQLNTLKISECSKLQKLGPSLWHLENLGILEVSKCDGLVNLSTLSTSKSIVNLQSMKIADCKTIAEIIQSQVGEEAKDCIVFGKLEYLGLDCLPSLTSFYSGNYTLEFPSLKQVLVRQCPKMKIFSQGIIGTPTLNKVKLTEKEEGCWEGNLNDTIHKLFNEMVSIN is encoded by the exons ATGGGTGACAGCTTTTCGCAGTGGGATAAGGTTGAAGGAGGAAGTAACGCCAGTCTTGCTGAATTGAAGGGGTTGTCAAAGCTAACTACTTTGGAGATACAAGTTCGGGATGCCCAAATTCTGCCACAGGATTTGGTCTTAGTGGAATTGCAAAGATATAAGATATGTATAGGAGAAGCGTGGCGCATGTGGGGCGTTACTTCTGAAATATCAAGATTGGTGCGGCTCCATGGGCTAGAAAATGTTAGCACTCTTTTGGAGAATTATGGGATGAAAATGTTGCTGAAGGAAGCTGAAGAGATCCATCTAAACGAACTGAAGGGTGTTCAGAATGCTGTTCATGAATTAGATGATGGGGAAGGTTTTCCACGATTGAAGCATCTTCGTGTAGAAAGTTGTTCTGAGATTTTGCATATTGTCGGTTCAGTTGGACGGGTTCGTCGCAAAGTCTTTCCCTTGCTGGAGTCATTGTCTCTTAAAAAAGCATCTTTTGTCATTCTCCATGGCCAAAAACCGACTGCGGCTTCGAAAG GACCCGAGAGGGAGAAACCAACAACTTCTTTGGGATTCAATGAAATCATTGCTGCTGATGATCCTGCTCCAAAG GTACGACTTCCTAGGTTGGAGGTATTACTTATTGAGTTGATGgataatttgagaaaaatatggcACCACCAGCTTGCTTCGGAGTCTTCCAGCAAATTGAAGAATTTGGAGATAATTGGGTGTGATAAcctaatgaatatttttcctcCATTG GTACAATTCCCTAGTTTGGAGGAATTACATATTAGCTCGATGGTTAAGTTGAGAAAAATATGGCAGCACCAGCTTGTATCGGAGTCTTTCaacaaattgaagaatttgggGATATCTGTGTGTGATAACCTAGTGAATATTTTTCCTCCATTG GTTGGAATTCCCAGTAGTCTGGTAAATCTTACCATACGACAATGTGAAAAGATAGAAGAAATCATAGGACATGTTGGAGAAGAAGTGAAGGAGAATCGTATTGTTTTCAACgaattaaaacttttgaaacttTATGATTTACCAAGGCTTAAAAGCTTTTGTTTGAAGAATTACGCTCTTGAATTCCCATCATTGGAAGAAGTTTCTATCACACATTGTCTGAACATGAAGACTTTCTCTCAGGGAATCTTATCCACACCAAAGCTGCACGAAGTGCGA GTTGTATTCCTTGAAAAGTCTTTGAAGCTCTCACATTTTACACGTTTGAGAGAAATATGGCACAACCAAGCACTGTCCGTCGGCTGCATCAGCAATTTACAAGAACTGGTCGTGGATGACTGCATGAATATGTCGAGTGCTATTCCCGCCAATCTGCTACGGTACTTGAACAAATTGGAAGATCTAGTAGTGAGTAATTGTGATTCATTAGAAGAGGTGCTTCATTTGGAAGAGCTAAATGCCGGCGTtgcttatttaaaaaattttctttcaatttgcTATCTAAAACTCATAGATCTTCCGAAACTCAAAAGACTCTGCAATTTCACCGAGAATATAATTGAACTGCCCAAGTTGTTGACTCTGACCATTGTGAATTGTGCTACCATGGAAACATTTTTATCCAATTCTACATCTGTACTGCACATGACAGCTCATCATAAACAGCCTCTCTTCGATGAAAag GTAGGATTCCCCCGATTGGGATGGTTAAAGCTGTCTCGATTACCCAACGTGTTGTGTCTTTggaatgaaaatttcaagtcCAACAAAGTTCTCCCACAATTAAATACTCTAAAAATATCAGAATGTAGTAAGTTGCAAAAATTAGGACCGTCTTTGTGGCATTTGGAAAATCTAGGGATTCTAGAAGTATCGAAGTGTGACGGGTTGGTAAATTTGTCGACGCTCTCAACATCTAAAAGTATAGTAAATCTTCAAAGTATGAAGATAGCTGACTGCAAAACGATAGCAGAAATCATACAATCACAGGTTGGAGAAGAAGCGAAAGATTGCATTGTTTTCGGGAAATTGGAGTACTTGGGACTTGACTGTTTGCCAAGCCTAACAAGCTTTTATTCAGGTAATTACACTCTTGAGTTCCCGTCCTTGAAACAAGTACTTGTGAGACAGTGCCCAAAGATGAAGATTTTCTCTCAAGGAATCATAGGGACGCCAACGCTAAATAAAGTGAAACTCAccgaaaaagaagaaggatgCTGGGAAGGCAACCTCAATGACACCATACATAAATTGTTCAATGAAATGGTCAGTATTAATTAA
- the LOC127902310 gene encoding UPF0481 protein At3g47200-like, producing the protein MWLLENQLPFFILEDLFALATIEIPEQHENPTIITVTYEYFKGLEVVQGNRQKFPPYTEVRVEHFLDFLRICHLPSSRNQEKQEGQQYHKGKTAPSVTDLHQAGVHFSLSKSNDLIAIEFKNRTLHIPKLKLQLETESLFRNLIAFEQRHYSENYINDYVFLIHHLVNTAKDVELLVQNGIIENWLPDKETASMLINNLSIGTTLLSNSFYFSGLCKGLNDHCKRTCYKWRANLKQNYFNTPWAEISVCGAVFLLILTVIQSVCSVIQVLSQPKNIS; encoded by the coding sequence ATGTGGTTGCTTGAGAATCAGCTTCCTTTCTTCATTCTTGAGGATCTTTTTGCTCTAGCGACAATTGAAATCCCCGAACAACATGAAAATCCAACCATCATCACAGTCACATACGAGTATTTCAAGGGTTTAGAGGTAGTACAAGGTAATCGGCAAAAATTCCCTCCTTACACTGAGGTTAGGGTAGAGCATTTCCTTGATTTTCTAAGGATTTGTCATCTACCATCATCGAGGAATCAGGAAAAACAAGAAGGTCAGCAATACCACAAAGGCAAAACCGCACCAAGTGTGACTGATCTCCACCAAGCTGGAGTCCACTTCAGTTTGAGCAAGAGCAATGATTTGATCGCCATAGAATTCAAAAACAGGACATTGCATATTCCGAAACTGAAGCTACAGCTGGAAACGGAATCCTTATTTCGTAATCTCATTGCCTTTGAACAACGGCATTACTCAGAGAATTACATAAATGATTATGTGTTCCTTATTCATCATCTCGTGAACACAGCGAAGGACGTCGAGTTGCTTGTTCAGAACGGAATCATTGAGAACTGGTTGCCGGATAAAGAGACTGCGTCAATGCTTATAAATAACCTTTCGATAGGTACTACTCTGCTGTCTAATAGCTTCTATTTTTCTGGGCTATGCAAAGGATTGAATGATCACTGCAAAAGAACGTGCTACAAATGGAGggcaaacttgaaacaaaattacTTCAATACTCCATGGGCTGAAATTTCGGTGTGTGGCGCCGTTTTCCTTCTTATTCTCACTGTCATTCAGTCTGTATGCTCTGTTATACAAGTGTTGTCTCAACCCAAAAATATCTCGTGA